The DNA region CGAGGTCCGCCGCCGCGATGTTCTCCTCCAGGTGGTCCAGCGATCCGGTGCCGGGGATGGTGACCACGACGGGCGAGGAGGCGAGCAGCGCCGCGATCGCGACCTGTGCGCTGGTGGCGCCGTGCCGGGCGGCGACCTTGGCCAGGGCCTCGGCCCTGACCTGCTCACGGCCGCCGCCGAGCGGGAAGTACGGCACGTACGCGATGCCGTCCGCCTCGCACGCGGCGAGCAGTTCCTCGTCGCCGGTGAACCGGTTCTGCACCGCGGCGACCGGCGCGATCCGCCGCGCCTCGGCGAACTGCTCGGCGTCCACGTGGCTGACGCCAAGGTGCCGGATCAGTCCCTCGGACCGCAGCTCGTCCAGCGCCGCGAACCGTTCGGCGATGGACACGCCGCCGGGCTCCGCCGTGCCGCCGACCCGCAGGTAGACCAGGTCGAGCCGGTCGAGGCCGAGGGCCCGCAGGTCGGCCTCGACCAGTCCGCGCAGCTGCTCGGGCTTCGCCTCGCCGCTCGGCCAGCCGTCCGGGCCCATCAGCGGCCCGACCTTCGTGGCGATCACCAGGCCGTCGCGGTAGGGGGCGAGCGCGGTGCGGATCAGGTCGTTGGCCCGTACGTCCCCCCGGTTGTAGAAGCCCGCGGTGTCGATGTGGTTCACGCCCAGCTCGACGGCGCGCCGCAGCACCGCGACGCCCTCCTCGGGCGCGCGGGCCGGTCCGGTGAAGCCGCCGGCCGCCGCGAGGCGCATGGCGCCGAAGCCGAGCCGGTTGATGGTCAGGTCTCCGCCGAGGGAGAAGTCAGTAGTGGTCATGGGTCCATCGTCGGCGCGGCCGCCGCGCGCGGCGAGGAGCTGGCAGTTTGCTGCCAGACTGGAGGGGTGCGCAGCGACGAGACGCGGGACCGGCGGGTACGGGACGAGGTACGGCACGAGCAGGTGATGACCCTGCACGGCGACGAGGAGCTGGTCACGCGGGGCGGCCATCTCTTCGCGGCGGCGCGGACGGAGTTCCTGTGCGCCGCCCGCGACATGGCGACGTGGTCCCAGCCGGAGGCCCGCGCGTCGGTGGTGAGCCGGATGCGCACCGGCGGGCCGGAATTCGCCGTCCACAAGCTGCTCAGCCCGGTGGCGCTGGCCGACGAGGGCACCCGCGCGCATCTGCGGCAGGTGCGCGGCCGGGGCGCGCAGGTGCGGATCAGCAGCTCCCCGCTGCCGTACGAGACCATCCTGATCGACCGGCGGGTGATGATCCTGGCCGGGCAGGAGACCGCCGGGGGCCGCCAGTACACCGTCACGACGTCCCAGGACCTGGTGCACGGCGTCCACTCGCTCTTCAGCGCGGTGTGGGACGCCTCGCGGGAGTTCGACGACTATCTGCGCGAGGACGTCCCGCACCTGGACGGCGACGGCCGCACGATCCTGCAGTCCCTCGCCTCCGGTCTCACCGACGAGGCGGCGGCCCGCCGGCTCGGCGTCTCGCTGCGCACCTACCGGCGGCGGGTGGCGGAGCTGATGGCCGCGCTGGAGGCCGGCTCGCGGTTCCAGGCCGGCCTGCGCGCGGGCGAACTCGGGCTGCCGCACTGACCGGCGGCCCGGGCCGTCCCGTTCGACGACCCGGGCCGGCCGGGGCCGGGCGCTCAGGGCCCGGTGCTCGCGGCCCGGGACTCGCGGCCCGGTACTCGCGGCCCGGTACTCAGGGCCCGCGCCACGGCGCGCGCTCGGCGACCGGCGCGCGCAGGGCCCGCAGCGCTCGGGGCATGCCGATCCCCACGGCGGCGCACACCCTGCCGCCGCGTCCGAACAGCGCGGTGAAGCGGCGCTCGGCCGGATCGCCGTCGACCACCCGGAAGGCGTCGGCGCCGCGCGGCAGCCCGTACACCTGCACGCGCAGCCCGTACTGGTCGGACCAGAGGTAGGGCACTGTGCGGAACGGCGGCGGGTCGTCGCCGGCCAGCAGGCCGCGGGCCACCGCCAGGCCCTGCTCGGAGGCGTTGGTGCGGTGTTCCACGCGCAACCGCCCGCCGCCGTCCGGATCGGGCCAGGACGCCACGTCGCCGCACGCCCACACCCCGGGGGCGGCGCGCAGCGCGGCGTCGCAGCGCACCCCGTCGGCGACCGGCACACCGCTGCCGGCCAGCCACTCGGCGTTCGGGGTGCTGCCGACGCCGAGCAGCACGGTGTCGGCGGCGAGCCGGCGGCCGTCGTCCAGCCGGACGCCGGTGGCCCGGCCGTCC from Actinacidiphila sp. DG2A-62 includes:
- a CDS encoding aldo/keto reductase, whose amino-acid sequence is MTTTDFSLGGDLTINRLGFGAMRLAAAGGFTGPARAPEEGVAVLRRAVELGVNHIDTAGFYNRGDVRANDLIRTALAPYRDGLVIATKVGPLMGPDGWPSGEAKPEQLRGLVEADLRALGLDRLDLVYLRVGGTAEPGGVSIAERFAALDELRSEGLIRHLGVSHVDAEQFAEARRIAPVAAVQNRFTGDEELLAACEADGIAYVPYFPLGGGREQVRAEALAKVAARHGATSAQVAIAALLASSPVVVTIPGTGSLDHLEENIAAADLVLTEEDLAELRG
- a CDS encoding DNA-binding response regulator, whose protein sequence is MVGAAAARGEELAVCCQTGGVRSDETRDRRVRDEVRHEQVMTLHGDEELVTRGGHLFAAARTEFLCAARDMATWSQPEARASVVSRMRTGGPEFAVHKLLSPVALADEGTRAHLRQVRGRGAQVRISSSPLPYETILIDRRVMILAGQETAGGRQYTVTTSQDLVHGVHSLFSAVWDASREFDDYLREDVPHLDGDGRTILQSLASGLTDEAAARRLGVSLRTYRRRVAELMAALEAGSRFQAGLRAGELGLPH